One Desulfovibrio fairfieldensis genomic window carries:
- the tnpA gene encoding IS200/IS605 family transposase, with protein sequence MGDAKSLAHTRWNCKYYIVFAPKYRRQVFYGEKKRAIGEILRKLCEWKDVKIVEAECCPDHIHMLLEIPPKMSVSSFMGYLKGKSSLMIYEQFGDLKFKYRNREFWCRGYYVDTVGKNKAKIQDYIKHQLESDKLGDQLSLPYPRSPFTGRK encoded by the coding sequence ATGGGTGACGCCAAAAGTTTAGCCCACACAAGGTGGAACTGCAAATATTACATTGTTTTTGCGCCTAAATATCGCCGCCAGGTGTTCTATGGTGAAAAGAAGCGCGCCATTGGCGAAATTCTGCGCAAGTTGTGCGAATGGAAGGATGTAAAAATAGTGGAGGCAGAATGTTGCCCAGACCACATCCACATGCTGCTTGAGATTCCCCCCAAAATGAGTGTGTCGAGTTTTATGGGCTATCTAAAGGGTAAGAGTAGTCTCATGATCTATGAACAATTTGGGGATTTGAAGTTCAAATACCGCAATCGAGAATTTTGGTGCCGTGGGTATTACGTCGATACAGTGGGCAAGAATAAGGCCAAGATTCAGGATTACATCAAGCATCAGCTGGAGTCGGATAAACTTGGCGATCAGTTGAGCCTACCCTACCCAAGGAGCCCGTTTACGGGCCGCAAGTAA
- a CDS encoding phosphoglucomutase codes for MAVVHCDAGHLPAPEKLERIPALMSAYYTEFPNPKIPAQRVSFGTSGHRGSSVLHTFNEEHIYAITQAVCDYRKAKGVDGPLFLGGDTHALSEAAFRSALEVLVANGVSVRIARNGEFTATPAVSHAILRWNAGRSSGLADGIIITPSHNPPRDGGFKYNPPHGGPAETEVTAWIEKSANAYLDSGNRNVQLVHLRAAQRSSLVEEYDFTRAYVEDLPKVLDMKAIAASGLKLGVDPLGGASLPLWEPIAETYGLDLTVVNKEVDPTFRFVPCDKDGLIRMDCSSPYAMSRLLEIRDDFDLAFACDPDSDRHGIVTRQELMNPNHYLTVAAWHLFRTRTGWPKDCGIGKTLVTSAMLDRVGKELGRPVVEVPVGFKWFVPYLLNGRCGLGCEESAGASFLCFDGSPWSTDKDGPLMCLLAAEIMAKEQASPSEIYQKLTEKLGAPVYQRLDAPADDRTRALLKALTPESVHLKTLGGSPVTSVLTRAPGNDAPIGGVKVSSEDGWFAVRPSGTEAICKVYTESFKGEAQLCALQKDAIDFLERQLKKEG; via the coding sequence ATGGCTGTTGTCCATTGCGACGCGGGGCATTTGCCCGCTCCTGAAAAGCTGGAACGCATCCCCGCGCTGATGAGCGCCTATTACACCGAATTTCCCAATCCCAAGATCCCGGCTCAGCGCGTGTCGTTCGGCACTTCCGGGCATCGCGGCTCATCGGTGCTGCATACCTTCAACGAAGAGCATATTTACGCCATCACTCAGGCCGTCTGCGACTACCGCAAAGCCAAGGGCGTTGACGGCCCGCTTTTTCTGGGCGGGGATACGCATGCCCTGTCCGAGGCTGCCTTCCGCTCGGCCCTGGAAGTGCTGGTGGCCAACGGCGTGAGTGTGCGCATCGCCAGAAACGGCGAGTTTACCGCAACCCCAGCCGTCTCGCACGCCATCTTGCGCTGGAACGCCGGACGGAGCAGCGGTCTGGCCGACGGCATTATTATCACCCCATCTCATAACCCGCCGCGCGACGGCGGCTTCAAATACAATCCTCCGCACGGCGGGCCGGCCGAAACCGAAGTCACGGCCTGGATTGAAAAAAGCGCCAACGCCTATCTGGACAGCGGCAACCGCAACGTCCAGCTCGTGCATTTGCGCGCGGCGCAGAGATCCTCCCTGGTGGAGGAGTACGACTTTACCCGCGCCTATGTGGAAGATCTGCCCAAGGTGTTGGACATGAAGGCCATTGCCGCTTCCGGCCTCAAGCTGGGCGTGGACCCTTTGGGCGGGGCCAGCCTGCCGCTTTGGGAACCCATTGCCGAGACCTATGGCCTGGACCTGACCGTGGTCAACAAGGAGGTGGACCCCACCTTCCGTTTTGTGCCCTGCGACAAAGACGGCTTAATCCGCATGGATTGTTCCTCGCCCTATGCCATGAGTCGCCTGCTGGAGATACGCGACGACTTTGATCTGGCCTTTGCCTGCGATCCGGATTCCGACCGCCACGGCATTGTGACCCGCCAGGAACTGATGAACCCCAATCACTATTTGACTGTGGCGGCTTGGCATCTTTTCCGTACCCGTACGGGCTGGCCAAAGGATTGCGGCATCGGCAAAACCCTGGTGACCAGCGCCATGCTGGACAGAGTGGGGAAGGAGCTGGGGCGGCCCGTGGTGGAAGTGCCCGTGGGCTTCAAGTGGTTTGTGCCCTATCTGCTCAACGGGCGGTGCGGCCTGGGCTGCGAGGAGAGCGCCGGGGCTTCCTTCCTCTGTTTTGACGGCTCCCCCTGGAGCACGGACAAGGACGGCCCCTTGATGTGCCTTCTGGCCGCTGAGATCATGGCCAAGGAACAGGCATCTCCCAGTGAAATCTACCAAAAGCTGACCGAAAAGCTCGGCGCACCGGTCTATCAGCGTCTGGACGCGCCCGCCGACGACCGCACCCGCGCGCTGCTCAAGGCTTTGACGCCGGAGAGCGTGCATCTGAAAACCTTGGGAGGCTCGCCGGTGACCAGTGTGCTGACCCGTGCGCCCGGCAATGACGCGCCCATCGGCGGGGTCAAAGTCAGCAGCGAAGACGGCTGGTTTGCCGTGCGCCCTTCAGGTACGGAAGCCATCTGCAAGGTTTATACTGAAAGTTTCAAAGGCGAAGCCCAGCTCTGCGCTCTG